From the Vibrio ziniensis genome, the window AAACATTAAGCAATCCTTGATGTCTAACTGCTATTATTCCAAATAACAAATAACCATATAAAACAATGTGATTAGATATAGTTATTCTACGAATTTAACCTTCTTAACCCTCTGTTAAAGATTCGATTTGGACGAATAGGCAATGCTGAAAGAGGATCTGGCATTTTCTTTTACATCTTGAATTACTAAAATATCTCTTATATTAAACGTCATCTGCATTTTATTTGCGGGTGTATAACACGGTTAGCGTCAATGTAATTCAGAACGTTAACTGCAACTCTCAAGAAGGGTGTGACAATGCAATTAGATTTCTCTTACTACAACCCAACAACCATTCACTTTGGTAAAGACTCTCTGGCTAAATTGGATAGCGAGCTACCAAAGTTTGGTGACACTGTAATGTTGGTTTACGGTCGTAATGCGATTAAATCAAACGGCCTTTACGATAAAGTTATCGCTAGCCTAACCGCTGCGGGTAAAAAAGTGGTTGAGCTTTCTGGTGTAATGCCAAACCCAACATACAGCAAAATGATGGAAGGTGTTGAGCTTGTACGTGAGCACAAGGTAGATCTTATTCTTGCTGTAGGTGGTGGTTCAGTTGTTGACTGTGCGAAAGGCATTTCAGTGGCAGCTTACTGTACTGAGCAAGACCCATTCCAAAAATACTGGGTTGAATGGCAAGACGTTTCAAACGAAGTAGTGCCTGTTGCTTCAATTCTGACGATGGTTGGAACTGGTTCTGAAATGAACGGTGGCTCTGTTATCACTCACGAAGAAAGCAAAACCAAAGCGGGTCGTGTGTTTCCACCAATGGCCTACCCTAAATTTTCAATCTTGAGCCCAGAATACACATTCACTGTATCTGAGTACCAAATGGTCAGTGGCGTGTTCGACACAATGTCACACCTAATGGAGCAATACTTCTCTGATCAAGGTGCAAACACGACTGATTATGTGATTGAAAGCCTGTTGAAATCTTCTATCGACAACCTACGCGTTGCGCTAAAAGATCCTCAAGATTATGAAGCACGCAGCAACATCATGTGGAATGCGACTTTGGCTCTTAACACAGTTACCGGCCTATCAAAA encodes:
- a CDS encoding iron-containing alcohol dehydrogenase produces the protein MQLDFSYYNPTTIHFGKDSLAKLDSELPKFGDTVMLVYGRNAIKSNGLYDKVIASLTAAGKKVVELSGVMPNPTYSKMMEGVELVREHKVDLILAVGGGSVVDCAKGISVAAYCTEQDPFQKYWVEWQDVSNEVVPVASILTMVGTGSEMNGGSVITHEESKTKAGRVFPPMAYPKFSILSPEYTFTVSEYQMVSGVFDTMSHLMEQYFSDQGANTTDYVIESLLKSSIDNLRVALKDPQDYEARSNIMWNATLALNTVTGLSKTQDWQVHMIEHQLGAYTDCAHGMGLAAVSLPYYRLIYKFGLDKFVRFATQVWGVSAEGKTKEQIALEGIDALEAFTKECGIVTSLEKLGATKEMLPKIAESTIILGNGYKKLTTEEVLNILEECY